The sequence ATCTCAGACAGATAAATAGGAAACCCCTGGGGCATATCACGAAAATAACCATTTATACAGATACGGATTATCTTTATATCTCTCCTTCGGCTTTTTATGGACTTGAAATAGAGTCGCTCATCTCTATTATGGATACCACAGTTACACCTATGGGAAAAAGGAAACTTAAACAATGGGTTTATTATCCACTTCTTGATATTCATAAAATAAAAAAAAGGCAGGATGCTGTTAAACTACTCATAGAAAATCAGAGATTGAGAAAAGAGATAGTGGATGTTCTAAAGGGTACAGGAGACCCGGAAAAGTCACTTTCTAAAATAAGTTGTGGTTATTCAGATGTTGTTAAAGATATTCTTTTAATTACCGGTCTGCTTGAGAAAATTCCACTTTTCAAACAGATACTTCAGGGGATAGAAAATCCTTATTTTGTTATAGAAGACATTCCAGAGTTAAGAGAATTTTTGTCATTGATAGTAGAAACAGATTTACCTTCTACTGGATATGAAGGATATTTTGTAAAGAAAGGTTATAACAGGGAACTGGATGAATTAAGGGATATAAGGGAGAATGTGAAGGAGTGGTTGAGGCAATTGCAGAAAAATGAGATTGAACGAACAGGAATAAACTCTTTGAAGATAGGATATAATACGGTTTTCGGATATTACATAGAGATAACAAAACCAAACCTTCACCTTGTCCCGAATGACTATATAAGAAAGCAAACACTTGTAAATGCAGAGAGATTTATCACTCCTCAATTGAAGGAATTTGAAGAAAAGATATTAACAGCAGAGGAAAGAATACTATCTATAGAGAAAGAAGTGATTGAAAGTGTGAAAGCAGAGATACTCAGACATTCTTCCTCTCTTCAAAAACTTTTTTCTTCTATCGCTGAATTAGATGTTCTCTGTTCACTTGCAGATATTTCTGAACGAAATGGTTATGTTATGCCTGACATAGACGATGGATTTGAGATAATTATTAAGGATGGGAGACATCCTGTTGTGGAAAAAAATATAGAAGAAATGTTTATTCCAAATGATACCATTATGGATAATAAAGAAAACCATTTTTTAATTATCACAGGTCCTAATATGGCAGGTAAGTCAACCTATATAAGACAGGTTGCTCTTATTGTTATAATGGCACAGGCAGGGTGTTTTGTTCCTGCAAAGATAGCCAAAATTGGACTTGTGGATAAGATATTTACCCGTATAGGTGCTCATGATGAAATAACGAGAGGACAGAGTACGTTTATGGTTGAGATGAATGAAACAGCCAGTATAATAAACAATCTTTCAAAGAGAAGTTTAGTAGTTCTTGATGAAATAGGCAGAGGGACAAGTACATATGATGGTTTTTCTCTCGCATGGGCAGTTGCTGAATATCTTGTAAGTTGTAAGACAAGAACACTCTTTGCCACTCATTTCCATGAACTTACAGGACTTGCTGAAAATAATAGAGGGGTTCAAAATTACAATGTAGCAGTTAAAAAAAGTGGTAATGATGTAATCTTCCTTCACAAGATTATGCCAGGTGGTACGGATGAAAGTTATGGTATCTATGTAGCAAAACTGGCAGGTGTTCCTGAAACTATTATAAAACGTGCTGATGAGATTCTTTCAAAACTTGAACTTCAGGGGACATTAAGAGAACACATAATAGGGGAGATGAGGGTAGATACCCCTTCACTTTTTACAGAGATAAAGGGTAGTCCGTATGATGAGATTAAAAAAGAGATAGAAGTTCTTAAGAGATTAAAAGAAGAAATACTCACTATAGATGTTGAAAATACACCTCCACTTGAAGTAAGTATTAAACTTAAAAAAATTCAAGAAGAGATAAAAGAAAATGGGAAAGGTTAAATTTTTATCAGAATCCATAGTAAGTAGAATTGCTGCAGGTGAAGTTGTTGAAAGTCCCGCTTCAGTTGTAAAAGAACTTATAGAGAATTCTCTTGATGCAGATGCAGAAAATATAATCATTGAAATAAAGTCAGGCGGGAAAAAACTAATTTCTGTAAAAGATGATGGAGAAGGTATAGAGCCGGATGATGTTGAAAAACTTTTTAACAGACATGC is a genomic window of bacterium containing:
- the mutS gene encoding DNA mismatch repair protein MutS translates to MLKQYNEIKKAYPDYILFFRLGDFYEMFYEDARVASHILELVLTSRSAGSSGKVPMCGIPYHSADSYISKLIKAGYKVAICEQVEDPAVAKGIVRREVVRLITSGTFIDENSPESRYIAAIYPDKKYTGIAFVDYTEGGTIYTNSFQSHLKTAEILSRIPLYECIFPEDKKEIVEDIFNVPVLKWKKIAMSPCDDWIFNREIAEKNLCEHFGTTNLSGFGIEDNEGATRSCGALLEYLRQINRKPLGHITKITIYTDTDYLYISPSAFYGLEIESLISIMDTTVTPMGKRKLKQWVYYPLLDIHKIKKRQDAVKLLIENQRLRKEIVDVLKGTGDPEKSLSKISCGYSDVVKDILLITGLLEKIPLFKQILQGIENPYFVIEDIPELREFLSLIVETDLPSTGYEGYFVKKGYNRELDELRDIRENVKEWLRQLQKNEIERTGINSLKIGYNTVFGYYIEITKPNLHLVPNDYIRKQTLVNAERFITPQLKEFEEKILTAEERILSIEKEVIESVKAEILRHSSSLQKLFSSIAELDVLCSLADISERNGYVMPDIDDGFEIIIKDGRHPVVEKNIEEMFIPNDTIMDNKENHFLIITGPNMAGKSTYIRQVALIVIMAQAGCFVPAKIAKIGLVDKIFTRIGAHDEITRGQSTFMVEMNETASIINNLSKRSLVVLDEIGRGTSTYDGFSLAWAVAEYLVSCKTRTLFATHFHELTGLAENNRGVQNYNVAVKKSGNDVIFLHKIMPGGTDESYGIYVAKLAGVPETIIKRADEILSKLELQGTLREHIIGEMRVDTPSLFTEIKGSPYDEIKKEIEVLKRLKEEILTIDVENTPPLEVSIKLKKIQEEIKENGKG